The Capsicum annuum cultivar UCD-10X-F1 chromosome 1, UCD10Xv1.1, whole genome shotgun sequence sequence AGAATAAGAATCGAACCTGAAAGTATTTATTGCACcagcattataaaaaaattaataactattaggaacaaatataaaaatgttcatttttgtcaaaaataaaaaagataagcaTCCAATACCCCCGAACTATGaacaaagttgctacgacacacttcaacttcatgggggatcctattacccctgaactttATTTTAGCTTAATTTTGTCACCATTTTGTGTTAATGTGCACCTTGCGTGAAGGACGCGCATGAAGGACTGCCACGTGCCATGTCAACtaaaaagattaacaaaaatacgctaaaattcaGGGATAATAAAACCCCCATAAAGTGTAGGAGCGTAttgtagcaaatttggtcaaAAGGGGTACTAGATGCTTACATCAAAATAAGAGACCAAACTACTCAAAAATATATCAAGCTGACTACTTTGTACCTACTCCTAAATATAAAGGACCATTTTTGTTATTATCTTACATTAATaaactccaactaataaagtACACAAACTTCTAACTCAACAAGTTGTAGTTGACTTGACTATGAAGTCTTCATAGTTCATCTCAATTCACACTATAAATTAACAATTTTCTTTTGcatatagttagttagttatgTTCTTGATTTGTTTAACAAAATGGCAAtttccttttcttattttcttataatattgctcatctttttctttccatTACATAACTTAGCTCAAAATAATGGCAGAGTAGCTACTAGTAGTTCTGTTAGTGCAACATATGAAAGTACCCCATGGCTTTCACCATCTGGTGATTTTGCATTTGGTTTCCAAAAAGCTGAAGAAAATAAAGACCAGTTCTTGCTTTGTATATGGTAtgaaatattgaagaaaaaactATAGTATGGCATGCTAATATGAGTGATTTAGTGCCACAAGGATCGATATTGAATCTTGATCCTCAAAGAGGTCTTATACTTAATGATCCTCAAGGGAATGCCCTTTGGAGAACTGATATAGTTTTTGGTAATGTTGATTATGGATTCATGAATGATACTGGAAACTTTGTTGTAATGGGAAGTGATTCTAGTGGTCCATTGTGGGAAAGTTTTGGAAATCCAACTGATACTTTGTTGCCAAATCAAATATTGGAAAGAGGAAGCTTCCTTGTTTCTCAAAAGTCAGAAGCTAATTTCACTCAAGGTAAGCGTTGAACTGTGTGGCCAACTCATTTGATTGTTTAATGAAGAGTAAAACATCTATTATCCCcaaactatgatcaaatttgctgcgacacactccaacttcacaggggttaTATTACCCCGAActaaattttaacgtatttttgtcaatccttttagctgacgtgacaccttttgtcaatcttcttagctgacatgacacctttgacGTGAGCCCCATTTTGTGTGTAAAGGTGCCATGTCAGTAGTGACAAAAATATGCTTAAAgtgagttcaggggtaataggcctgtgaagttggagtgtatcgtagcaactttgaccatagtttgAGGGAGGTACTGGATGCTTTTCTCTTTAATGTATTATGGGAATTTATCATGAATTGACTAGTTTTATGCTGGCTGACAGACTACCGCGACCCTTGTCCTTTATTTAGGTTTGGGACCGGCAAAGTGAGCAAAGCTCACATAGGTGGAGTTAGGAATATGTTTTAGTCATATTAGTACTTTTGCTTTAGCTCCTACGCTTTTAGGAGTCTTTTTAGCCcatttatgagatttttatgcCAGTAGATGAACTTAAATGGAGAAACATGGTATTCCTACGGTTGAATCCAACTTGTTTGAGATTGAGGCGTAGTTGTTGTTGTAGGTCTCATCACTCACTCTCACGTGTGTGCCTAGTTCTTTTCCATTAGCGAGGGTGTACTTTTGGATTATTTGATTATGTTATGTCTCGACAGGTAGGTTTTATCTTCGGATGCTTGATAATGGGAATTTGGTGCTTGTTACACAGAGTGTGCCTTCCAATATGGATTATGATGATGAGTACTATAACAGTCAAACTTTCGACTCAACTAATGCAACGAATTCTGGGGACAAGTTGGTTTTTGAAGAGAATGGCGTGATGAACGTATTGAAGAGAAACAATCAAAGGCAAATTCTTACTCCGCGATCCATTCCTTCAGCTTCGCAAAATTATCATCGCATGACACTTAACTTTGAAGGAGTTCTTATTATTATCATTCAAGGATTTCGGATAGCAGTGGCTGGAATGTTTTGTGGTCTCAACCGAACAATATATGCATCGAAATTGATGGAGAGAAAGGAACTGGTGCTTGTGGTTACAACAATGTATGCAATCTTGGTACAAACAATAGACCAGTTTGTAATTGTCCACAAGGATACTCACTGGTTGATCCGAACGATGCTTATGGCGACTGCAAACCAGATTTTTCTATAAGTTGTGATGAAGTTGGGAGGGGTTCACCTGATGATTTTTACAGTTTTATCATGATTCGTGATACTGATTGGCCGAAATCTGACTTTCAGCTAATTAGCCCTTCAACTGAACAAGACTGCCAAAATGCTTGTCTGAATGATTGTTTTTGTGCTGTTGCCATTTATAGAAGCAATAGTTGCTGGAAAAAGAAGCTGCCGCTGTCGAATGGGAGAATAGACACTAATCTGAATTCGAAAGCTTTTatgaaaataaggaaagatgGTGTTCCTGGCCTTCCAATCCCGGGATCTCATCAAAAAAATAGTTGGCGAATATGGGCAATTTTCGCGTCTTCACTCTTAGGAAGCTCCGTGTTGGTAAATGTTCTGCTCATTGGCGTATTCTGTTGGGGATTCTTCCACATTTATAAAAAGATAGTGAACGTACTTCGCCCTACAAGTCATGTGACGGACTCTTTCTGTCATAGTTTTACGTATAAAGAACTTGTAGAAGCCACAGACGAGTTCAAGGAAGAGCTAGGCAGGGGTGCCTACGGGATTGTTTATAAAGGGGTGATGTCTGGCGGTTCAAGAAGCGTAGTCGCTATAAAGAAGCTGGACAGAGTTGCTCATGAGGCAGAGAAAGACTTCATGACTGAAGTAAATGTGATTAGTCAGACTCATCACAAGAATTTGGTCCGTCTGATTGGATATTGTAACGAGGGACCTCATCGTTTGTTGGTCTACGAGTATATGAGTAATGGAACTCTTGCAAGTTTCATATTTAGTGATCCGAGACCTACTTGGAGTCAGAGGACAAATATCGCGATGGGCATTGCAAGGGGACTTGCATACCTCCACGAGGAGTGCAGTACGCAGATTATCCATTGTGACATAAAACCTCAAAACATTCTCCTTGATGACTACCACGTTGCTCGAATATCAGATTTTGGATTGTCTAAACTGCTGAAGATCAACCAGAGTCGAACGGATACTAACATTAGAGGTACAAGAGGCTACGTTGCTCCAGAATGGTTTAGGACTAGTCGAGTCACGGTTAAGGTAGATGTTTACAGCTTTGGTGTACTGCTACTAGAGATCATCACTTGCCGGAAATGTTTGGAGAATGAGGAAAACTATGGAACGGAGGCAATTCTTACGTATTGGGTTCTGGACTGCTTTCAAGAAGGAAAGTTAGAAACTTTGGTGCAAAGTGATATCGAGGGCTTGAATGACAAGAAGCAGCTCGAGAGGTTCGTGATGGTTGGTATTTGGTGCATTCAGGAGGATCCATCGACGAGGCCTACTATGAGGAAGGTTTGTCAAATGCTTGAAGGATCTGTTGGAGTGACTACTCCACCATGTCCATATAATTTTAGCAATACTATTTAACATCATAGGCCTCATTTACGCGCGATTTCCTCCTCTGTATGTATTTCTGCGTTCGAGTTGTCTAGTTCTATTACTTGCTTTCATGTTGAGTATGCATAAAATTGTAGTTATATCCATTATCTCATGCTTGAAGGGCATAAGCAGTAGTACTAGTTTTCATCTTATGCATTTACTAGTGAAGAACTAAGCAAAATTTGGGCAATCTTATAGTCGGGAACAACCTCTCTTGCTTCACAAGGCAGTAGTTAAGGCTGCATGCCCACCACctttcccagaccccacttgtagGATACAtggaatgttgttgttgttgtaaccgAGAAATTGCCCATTGGTTACTCGGCTCAACCCTAGTGGGTCCACATGTTTGAAACATGCGGGGATTATGGCCGGCTTCTCTATCCTACTCCCACTTAATACCACTCGTCATGTCCGCAGTAATGAAGCCAGGATTTTTTACTAAcggggttcagaagtaaacatacgaactagtcgaagggggttcaacgtcttctatatatacataaaaataattttaatcatgtataaatagtataattttttatcgaAAGAATAACTAGTCATATGCGCTCGATCCACATATCACTCGTTGAACTGAAGTCCGGAGGCAACAATTTTTGGGCATCTTAGCAAGAGCGTTCCATCTTTCACTAGGGGTCTCGAGTCTTTTTTCCTTATAGTTCATACTATGCAATGTAAATCTGAATTAGTCGGACTAATGTGTCTGAGGAACTGGAGGGTTAAACCAATAAAATTTCTGATACATACAGACATAGATGGCTATTGCTTATTTGCTAGTTTTCAATGGACCaagtcaacttttttttttaattgttacaTAATTAACTTATGTGGCTAAAAATCCAAATTATTTTAATCTTATGTGTTCCTATCCAAGGAAAAATCTGTTGACTTAATATGAAGCACTTTCTTTTGAGTCTTGAATGAATCATTAGACTTTTCTTTCCCATTATCTGAATTTTGACTAAGTTTGAATAACATGTCAATTAAACCAATTGCCAAACTCTTTAGAAATGTCAAAAAAAGTAATACAAAATAGGCATCCCTAATTTCCAAGAAGGCAAGAACTCTTTGTTAttacctaagttgctcggactctttaaAAATGTCTACGAGTgtgtgttggatcctccaaaaataatgtatttttgaaggatctgatacgggtgcggcaacatttttgaagagtccgagtaacttGAGTTATCACCTTTTTAGATAATGTTGATACAGGTGCAACAAAATTTTTGGAGTCCGAGCAACTTGAGTTATCACCTTTCTAGATAATGTTAGACTCGTGTCTAATAGTTGCTCATATATTTCTCAGCCTACAGATAAAATATCAGACTGTCTGTTTTATGTTTGTAATAACTTATTTATTGAGAATGTGGTCTCACACTTTCTCATAAGAttttctattttctaaaaaagaacCATTTAACAAGTGGATGGCCATGATTTTTGTAACAAAAAGTTTTCTCTTAATTAAAAGTTCCTTGTAGATTGGAAAGTCCTATGTTGTCAATCAAGATTTTGGTTCATAATATTCAAAGCCATCAATCATTTAATAGTGTAAAAGTATTGACTCTCCAATTCTTGAATTCCACTTGTGACTTCAATAACAAACCCCAATTTTcttttgttaaaagactatgaggTATTTTGATTAAGCTTTATAAGCTGGTCAAATAGACTTTATAAGTAATCGCGTAATTGGATAGAAGTGCTGAAACAAGCTTATCGACTATTTAAGGTGGTTACATTTCCATGTTATTGTACTTGTGAAAtcccaaaaaaaacaaaaataatgatcaAAGTGAGTTTGTTACTTTTTCTCCTACTCAACTTGTTGATTCATATTCCAAATTTTGCATCGTCACAAACCAAAAATGATGTGAAAATTGGATCATCACTCATTGCTGGTGATGATAAAACATCTCCATGGATTTCTCCTAATGGAGATTTTGCATTTGGATTCCAACAACTAGGTAATGAAGATCAATTCCTAGTGTCAATATGGTACAACAAAATACCAGAAAAAACTATAGTTTGGTATGCAAATGGTGATAATCCATGTCCTAAAGGATCAAGAATCGAGCTACTTGCTGATCGTGGATTAGTCCTTACTAGTCCACAGCAAGATGAGACTTTGATTTCTGATCCTTTGATTGGTGTTGTTGCTTATGGTTCTATGAAAGATACCGGTAATTTCGTGGTTGTTAACAAAGATTCTGAAAGTTTATGGGAAAGTTTCAATCAAAGTACAGATACAATCTTGCCAACTCAAGCATTTGCAGAAGGATTCAAGATTTCATCTCGTCGATCAGAGACTAACTTTTCGAGGGGTAGATTCTTGCTCAGGATGTTTAAAAATGGGAATATTGGAATTGCTACTGTGAACTTGCCTAGTGAATATATCAATGAGAACTTTTTCTTGATTCGTAGCTTCGATCAGTTGAATGCAACGAATTATCAGTTGAAGTTCAATGAATCAGGCCAAATTTTCCACTTGGTGAACAACAGCAAAGAGGTTGTTCTATCAAAGGGTGATATTGGACCATCAACACGGTTCTATCATCGTGCCACGCTCAATTTTGATGGCGTATTTACTCTCTATCAGCACCCGAAAGAGCCTAAAAGTACTGATGTTTGGTCTACTGTATGGTCAGTTCCTGATAATATTTGCTATAGTTTTCCTACTCAAAAAGGTACTGGTGTATGTGGATTTAACAGAATTTGCAGACTAAGTATCGACAAAAGACCGGATTGTCAGTGTCCGCGAGGGTTTTCACTAGTCGATCCAGAGGATGATTACAAAGGTTGCATACCGGATTTCGTGCAGGAGTGTGGTGACAATCAAGATAATGCAAGAAATGATCAGGTTGAGATGGAAACTATGACGAACATCGATTGGCCTACAAGTGATTACGAGCAACTTCAGCCTTTCGATGAAGAAAAATGTAAGACAGCATGTTTGAATGATTGTATGTGTGCTGTTTCGATTTTTCGAGAAAATAGTTGTTGGAAGAAGAAGTTGCCCCTTTCAAATGGTAGAGTGGATAATAGAGTGAATTCTAAAGCAttcatcaaaagaaggaaaggTAACATTGCTTTAGAAGATCCTAATACTTCAAAGCCAAACAAGAATCAAGAaactatcatcattattatatCAG is a genomic window containing:
- the LOC107874211 gene encoding G-type lectin S-receptor-like serine/threonine-protein kinase LECRK2, giving the protein MIKVSLLLFLLLNLLIHIPNFASSQTKNDVKIGSSLIAGDDKTSPWISPNGDFAFGFQQLGNEDQFLVSIWYNKIPEKTIVWYANGDNPCPKGSRIELLADRGLVLTSPQQDETLISDPLIGVVAYGSMKDTGNFVVVNKDSESLWESFNQSTDTILPTQAFAEGFKISSRRSETNFSRGRFLLRMFKNGNIGIATVNLPSEYINENFFLIRSFDQLNATNYQLKFNESGQIFHLVNNSKEVVLSKGDIGPSTRFYHRATLNFDGVFTLYQHPKEPKSTDVWSTVWSVPDNICYSFPTQKGTGVCGFNRICRLSIDKRPDCQCPRGFSLVDPEDDYKGCIPDFVQECGDNQDNARNDQVEMETMTNIDWPTSDYEQLQPFDEEKCKTACLNDCMCAVSIFRENSCWKKKLPLSNGRVDNRVNSKAFIKRRKGNIALEDPNTSKPNKNQETIIIIISVFLGSSVFVNCLLLVVLSLVFFLIYRNKISTFDRNGSTMDQTLRYFSYKDMSKATEGFKEELGRGAFGIVYKGVVEIGSPIPVAVKKLDRIVQDGDKEFKTEVNVIGQTHHKNLVRLIGFCDEGPHRLLAYEFMNNGSLSNFLFGDLKLTWNQRTQVALGIARGLLYLHDECSTQIIHCDIKPQNILLDDHYDPRISDFGLAKLLRMDQTETQTAIRGTKGYVAPEWFRNMPITVKADVYSFGVLLLEIICCRRNVDFDVGEERAILTYWAYDCYQEGTIYELVENDSDAISDRKKLEKFLMVAIWCIQEDSSLRPTMKKVVLMLEEIVEVPSPPCPNPYRTENSLVDAV
- the LOC107874221 gene encoding G-type lectin S-receptor-like serine/threonine-protein kinase RLK1, with product MSDLVPQGSILNLDPQRGLILNDPQGNALWRTDIVFGNVDYGFMNDTGNFVVMGSDSSGPLWESFGNPTDTLLPNQILERGSFLVSQKSEANFTQGRFYLRMLDNGNLVLVTQSVPSNMDYDDEYYNSQTFDSTNATNSGDKLVFEENGVMNVLKRNNQRISDSSGWNVLWSQPNNICIEIDGEKGTGACGYNNVCNLGTNNRPVCNCPQGYSLVDPNDAYGDCKPDFSISCDEVGRGSPDDFYSFIMIRDTDWPKSDFQLISPSTEQDCQNACLNDCFCAVAIYRSNSCWKKKLPLSNGRIDTNLNSKAFMKIRKDGVPGLPIPGSHQKNSWRIWAIFASSLLGSSVLVNVLLIGVFCWGFFHIYKKIVNVLRPTSHVTDSFCHSFTYKELVEATDEFKEELGRGAYGIVYKGVMSGGSRSVVAIKKLDRVAHEAEKDFMTEVNVISQTHHKNLVRLIGYCNEGPHRLLVYEYMSNGTLASFIFSDPRPTWSQRTNIAMGIARGLAYLHEECSTQIIHCDIKPQNILLDDYHVARISDFGLSKLLKINQSRTDTNIRGTRGYVAPEWFRTSRVTVKVDVYSFGVLLLEIITCRKCLENEENYGTEAILTYWVLDCFQEGKLETLVQSDIEGLNDKKQLERFVMVGIWCIQEDPSTRPTMRKVCQMLEGSVGVTTPPCPYNFSNTI